In Carassius gibelio isolate Cgi1373 ecotype wild population from Czech Republic chromosome B17, carGib1.2-hapl.c, whole genome shotgun sequence, a single window of DNA contains:
- the LOC127976362 gene encoding YTH domain-containing family protein 2, translating to MSASSLLEQRPKGQANKVQNGAVSQKDTLNDDEFEPYLNAQPRQSNAYTAMSDSYMPSYYSPSIGFTYSLNEAAWSTGGDPPMPYLASYGQLSNGEHHFLPDAMFGQSGALGSNPFLGQHGFNFFPSGIDFPAWGNSSSQGQSTQSSGYSSSYAYAPSTLGGAMIDGQSPFAANEPLNKAVGMNSLDQGMAGLKIGAGDMAPKVVGSGLPGGPLSQVSAAPTMASASMAPAKTTSWADIASKPAKPQPKLKTKGGLGGTSLPPPPIKHNMDIGTWDNKGTMPKPAAPQQTSMPTNGQPPNQPSPQPGATAGGMPQLPLSNGQLVPPTGQLGQHPLSPGGQPGAVPPPLSQGPPATQPSQPTRWVPPRNRANGFGDAAGGPGQSPPNSGMGGVAVPSEPHPVLEKLRMVNNYNPKDFDWNPKHGRIFIIKSYSEDDIHRSIKYNIWCSTEHGNKRLDAAYRSLANKGPLYLLFSVNGSGHFCGVAEMRSPVDYNTCAGVWSQDKWKGRFDVRWIFVKDVPNSQLRHIRLENNENKPVTNSRDTQEVPLDKARQVLKIIASYKHTTSIFDDFSHYEKRQEEEECVKKVEVQGSDPYSSNSSRSHYRMQERQGRVK from the exons ATGTCAGCCAGCAGCCTTCTGGAGCAG AGACCGAAAGGCCAAGCAAACAAAG TGCAAAACGGAGCTGTTTCCCAAAAGGATACTTTGAACGATGATGAGTTCGAGCCTTACCTGAACGCTCAGCCTAGACAG agCAATGCCTATACGGCCATGTCCGACTCCTACATGCCCAGTTACTACAGCCCCTCGATAGGCTTTACCTATTCGCTGAATGAAGCAGCATGGTCTACAGGCGGTGACCCCCCGATGCCTTACCTGGCCTCTTATGGACAGCTTAGCAATGGAGAGCACCACTTTCTCCCAGATGCCATGTTCGGCCAGTCTGGGGCACTGGGGAGCAATCCTTTCCTGGGACAGCACGGCTTCAACTTCTTCCCCAGTGGGATTGACTTCCCTGCCTGGGGGAACAGCAGCTCTCAGGGACAGTCCACACAGAGCTCAGGTTACAGCAGCAGTTATGCCTATGCTCCTAGCACACTAGGAGGTGCTATGATCGACGGACAGTCTCCCTTTGCAGCCAATGAGCCACTCAACAAGGCCGTGGGCATGAATAGTTTGGATCAGGGCATGGCGGGGCTTAAGATTGGTGCTGGGGACATGGCACCCAAAGTTGTTGGTTCTGGACTTCCCGGAGGGCCATTGAGTCAGGTGTCTGCAGCTCCCACCATGGCTTCCGCCTCCATGGCTCCTGCGAAAACTACTTCTTGGGCGGACATTGCCAGCAAGCCCGCCAAGCCGCAGCCTAAGCTGAAAACCAAGGGGGGACTTGGCGGGACGAGTCTGCCGCCACCTCCCATCAAACATAACATGGATATTGGGACTTGGGACAACAAGGGGACTATGCCTAAACCAGCAGCCCCACAGCAGACTTCAATGCCCACTAATGGACAGCCGCCCAATCAGCCGTCCCCTCAACCAGGTGCTACTGCTGGTGGGATGCCACAGCTGCCCCTCAGCAATGGACAGTTAGTGCCTCCCACTGGTCAACTCGGCCAGCATCCTCTTTCTCCAGGTGGCCAGCCTGGTGCTGTCCCACCTCCACTGTCCCAGGGCCCTCCTGCTACCCAACCCTCCCAGCCGACCCGCTGGGTGCCGCCGCGTAACCGTGCCAATGGCTTTGGGGATGCAGCAGGCGGACCTGGCCAATCCCCTCCAAATTCAGGAATGGGTGGTGTTGCTGTGCCATCAGAGCCCCACCCAGTTCTGGAGAAACTGCGCATGGTGAACAACTACAATCCCAAGGACTTTGACTGGAACCCTAAACACGGTCGCATCTTTATCATCAAGAGCTACTCTGAGGACGACATCCATCGCTCCATTAAGTACAATATCTGGTGCAGCACAGAACATGGCAATAAGCGTCTGGACGCTGCTTACCGGTCGCTGGCCAACAAAGGGCCACTCTACCTGCTCTTCAGCGTGAATGGTAGCGGGCACTTCTGCGGCGTGGCCGAAATGCGCTCGCCCGTGGACTACAACACTTGTGCGGGCGTGTGGTCGCAGGACAAGTGGAAGGGCCGCTTTGATGTGCGTTGGATCTTTGTGAAGGACGTTCCCAACAGCCAACTGAGGCACATTCGTCTGGAAAACAATGAGAATAAGCCGGTGACCAACTCCCGAGACACACAGGAGGTTCCGCTGGATAAGGCGCGTCAGGTTTTGAAGATCATCGCAAGTTACAAGCACACCACCTCCATTTTTGACGACTTTTCACACTACGAGAAACGTCAGGAAGAGGAGGAGTGTGTAAAAAAG GTGGAGGTTCAGGGGAGTGACCCATACTCCAGTAACTCCAGTCGGAGCCACTACAGAATGCAG GAACGCCAAGGACGTGTGAAGTAA